In Antarcticibacterium arcticum, the genomic stretch ATGGAGAAGATTTTAAGAAATTCCTGGGGGCATGCTCCCAAAAAAAACTTGAATCCAGGTGCGTGGGAAAAGCTCACGGTATGAGACCGGAGTAGCAAATTGAAACATCTGGCAGGAAAGAAGGAGATTAAATTCCCTTCCTTTTTTTAATTTCATTCATAAGGTCTTCCAGATAATCTGTTTGAACCTCTTGTATTTCCAGAAGTTTCTTGTTTTGATGCACCAGTAAATGGTCTATTTTTTCTGAAAGCAATTTGATCTCCAGCTCAGCTTTCAGGTTGATCTGGTAATCGTGTTCCCCGCGTTGCCGGTCTTTTTGTTCCAGCCTGTTCTGGCTCATCATAATAATAGGAGCCTGGATGGCTGCGAGGCAGGAGAGAAGCAAATTCAGCAATATAAAGGGATAGGGATCAAAAGCTTCAGTAGAAAGAAACCAAATATTCACCGCGATCCATATTAATATAAATAAAAAAAAGCTGATGATGAATAACCAGCTACCTCCAAATGATGCAATCTTATCTGAAAGTTTCTGACCGGTGGTAAGTTGGGCTTCAATCTCCTCCTGTATATTTTCAGATAAGACAGCATTGTTTTGAATAGCCTCCATCACACTGCGATCTATCTGGTCAAGTTCCCCTCTCTCCTGGAGTATAAGGGAAGTGAGGTAAAGCCTCCTGTACCTGTTCAGTTCTTCAATAGAAATATGGTCCTCTAAGGAAAATCCCGGAACTTCCCTGCTTATAAGCTCAAAGATCCCCTGCCGTATATCTGCCCCTTTTACCGCTTCCCCTATTTTTATACGTTTCTTACTTATATAACTTTTCATTGAGCAAAAGGTTTTAGAGGTTAGCATACCGGAATGCGCCTATCTAATTTAAGAAGAAATTTTCTTAGGATCACGGCATCTTCATTTTCCACTTAAATAAAACCTTAAAAATTGGGAGTGGTTTTGAGCAGGACACCATTTCCCGTAAAGTAAAGAATCACTTATCTTACCGACAACCCTATAGGTATAAACCTGCTCGTTAACCCAAAACAATTTCAATGTCCTTCAATATAAAAAGCATTCCCTACTCCATATTAGAATTAGCAAGTGTTTCAGCCGGGTCCAATCCTGCTGAGACTTTTAAGAACAGCCTTGATCTGGCACAACATGCCGAGGATCTGGGGTATACCAGATTCTGGCTTGCCGAGCATCATAATATGGTGAGCATTGCAAGCTCTGCCACCGCGGTGCTTATTGGCCATATCGCTGGTGGGACCAAAAAAATCCGGGTGGGTTCCGGCGGAATTATGCTGCCTAATCATTCACCCCTAATCGTTGCAGAGCAGTTTGGGACCCTGGGTTCCCTTTTTGCGAACAGGATCGATCTGGGCCTTGGCCGTGCGCCGGGGACTGATCAGATAACCGCGCAAGCTATTAGATCTGACAGGATGCAGGCCGTTTATAAATTTCCGGAGGAGGTAAGCCAGATCCAGCAATATTTTTCTGCTGAGAACCATTCTTCAAAAGTTCGTGCTACTGTGGCTGAAGGGGTGGAAGTTCCCATTTATATTCTGGGCTCCAGTACAGACAGTGCGCACCTTGCTGCAGAAAAAGGTTTGCCCTATGCATTTGCAAGTCATTTTGCGCCGGCGCAACTCTTTGATGCCCTCAATATTTATTATAACAACTTCCGGCCTTCAGCCCAATTAAAAGAACCCTACACCATTGCCTGCATAAATATTATCGCTGCAGATACTGATGCTGCTGCGGAAAGGATCTCTACTTCCCTTATTAGAATGATGTATGGGGTGCTTACCGGAAATATCGATTATATGCAACCTCCTTCAGAAATGACGGCGGAATTAAAGGAGCTTTCCGAAAATCCCGCTTTTCAACGGATGCTGAAATATGCTTTTATTGGCAGCAAAGAGACGGTTAAAACAAAGACTGAAGAATTTCTTCAAGCGACAGGGGTTAATGAGATCATGGCTGTTTCTCATATTTATGATCACAACGACAGGCTGAGGTCTTATAAATTGTTTTCTGAAATCATGAACGGGAATTGATCATTTGATGGAATGATATTATGTTTAGATGCTATGATGGTTGGATGATATTATGCCTCCGGAGCAAATGGAAATTCGTTTAGAATTTCCCAGGTTCTTCCGTTATGGCCCAATAAAAAGAGGCTGTGCACGGGGAAAATATCGATGAAATCCCGTTCCCTAAAAACCGACCAGGCTTCTTCAAATTTCTGCTTTTTCAAATCCCTTGTTGCTATGGTGATATGTGGATGATATTCCCTCTGAGGTTTAGCAGGAAATAGGGGCTGCGCATTTACATAAAGCCGGTTGAAGAGGTTAGTAAGCGCAAAACTGTTTATTACGTCGATGAAGATCACCCGGGGAGGAAAGGCTCCAAAACCATTCAATTGCAGTTCAAAATTATTTGTATTTTCAGCGGTTTGCCTTAAAACCTGGATCAAAGTAACCTCAGCTTCCTGCTGCATCTTAAAAGGTGGGATTAAGGTAATGTGGGGTGGTAATTTAAGGGCGTGATGTGAATTATAGGTTTTTGCAAAACTATTTTTGATCTCTTCTAACTTCAGCTTTAAATCATTTTCCGGGACCAGGGCAATGAAAAATTGTTTCATCCCACACTTTTTAAATTGATGATTATCTCTACATATAAAGTTATATAATATTTCAACATAGCGTTGTGTTATAAAAAGTTGTGTGCATTTTAAAGGGATTGAGGAAGGAAAACTCAGATAATCTCTGTTCCGGGGCCTTTGGCAAAGTTCTTGAACCTTCTGAAACTTAACCATAAAATATTTAGAATGTTTAAATCAAAAAAGATCGCAGGATTGATGTTAACCGTTTCAATGTTTGCAAGTGCTGCAGTTTTCGCCCAAACTCCTCAACTTCCCCAACAACAGCAACAGCAGGTTGAAGTAAGTGATGCCGAACTGGAGAAGTTCGCCACCGCTTTTCAACACGTGCGTGTGATATCTATGGAAGCGCAACAGGAAATGGCCGGGGTTGTAACAGATGAAGGAATGGAGATCCAGCGTTTCAATGAGATCCACCAGGCAACAATGGACCCAGATGTAAAAGTAACGGCTACTGAGGCTGAAAAGAAACAACATCAAAAGATAATTACCAATTTGGAAACTATCCAGGCCGGAGTACAGGAAAAACTCGAAAAGGTTATTGGTGAACAGGGTATTACTCCCGCGAGATATGAGCAAATAGCAATGGGTCTTCAAAATGACCCTGCACTGCAGGAAAGGCTAAAAAAGACTTTCGATAAATAATAAATAGCCCCTCAATTTAGAAAAAGGTGACAACGCGTCACCTTTTTTTTATGCTCTTTTTTAAAATATTTCATCCTTTCCCAGGATCACCAATCATACCCCCAGAAAGATCTCCGGGATCTCTTCAAGCTTGAAATTCCACAAAACAGGAAGCACGTAATAGATAATCAGGCTTATAAGGAGAATGGAGAAGAAGTTCATCCAGATCCCGGTTCTTATCATATCCGGGATACGTAAATAACCCGATCCAAAAACTACCGCGTTTGGTGGAGTAGCAACCGGAAGCATAAATGCGCAGGAAGCTGCAAGAGTAGCAGCAACCATAAGTAAATAAGGATGCACATTCAGGGCTAGTGCCATAGGCGCTAATATGGGCAACAGCATGGCGGTGGTTGCAAGATTTGAAGTAACTTCAGTTAAAAAATTTACCGCGGCGATTAATATAAGTACCAGCAGAAAAAGCGGAAGGTTTTTAAGGCCCACCAATTGCTCCCCAATCCATATTGCGAGCCCGGAATCGCCAAAAGCTTTTGCAAGGGCCATTCCACCTCCAAATAAAAGGATGATCCCCCAGGGGATCCTTACCGCATCTTCCCAATGCAGCAATCTCCTTCCGGGTTCATCGGCAGGGATTACGAACAACAGCACTCCTGCCGTCATGGCAATAATGGTGTCATCTAAAAAGGGTAAATATGGGGTAAGGAGAAAAGATCTTGTGATCCAGGCAAAAGCGGTAAATCCAAAGATTATAAGCACTTTTTTCTCCTGAAGTCCGAGTTTTCCTAATTGTGCAAGAAGGCGTTCAACTTCGGCAGTACCCCCGGGAAATTCTTTTTGTTTAAAACTAAAGGCAAAGGAAGTGAGGTACTTCCAGCAAATAATAAGCATCACAACAGAAACCGGGACACCCAGCATAGCCCACTGCAAAAAACTTATTTCTATCCCGTACAGTTCCTGTACTATCCCCGCAAAAACCAGGTTGGGCGGGGTGCCAATTAATGTTGCTATCCCACCAATAGAAGCGCTATAAGCAATGGCAAGCATCAGGGCTTTTCCAAAAACAAGATTCTCATCTTCCCGGGTATTGGGGTTGTCCTGCAGTTGCTGCACAATAGCTATACCAATAGGAAGCATCATTACAGAGGTGGCGGTGTTGGAGATCCACATAGATAAAAATGCTGTGGCAACCATAAATCCCAGAATTATGGAGCTTATATTAGTACCAATAAGCTGAATAATGGAAAGGGCTATACGTTTATGCAAATTCCATTTTTCAATTCCTATCGCCAGCATAAAACCTCCCAGGTAAAGGAACACGTACTTATGCCCAAATGCAGCGGTAGTTGTTTC encodes the following:
- a CDS encoding DUF1003 domain-containing protein; the protein is MKSYISKKRIKIGEAVKGADIRQGIFELISREVPGFSLEDHISIEELNRYRRLYLTSLILQERGELDQIDRSVMEAIQNNAVLSENIQEEIEAQLTTGQKLSDKIASFGGSWLFIISFFLFILIWIAVNIWFLSTEAFDPYPFILLNLLLSCLAAIQAPIIMMSQNRLEQKDRQRGEHDYQINLKAELEIKLLSEKIDHLLVHQNKKLLEIQEVQTDYLEDLMNEIKKRKGI
- a CDS encoding LLM class flavin-dependent oxidoreductase, encoding MSFNIKSIPYSILELASVSAGSNPAETFKNSLDLAQHAEDLGYTRFWLAEHHNMVSIASSATAVLIGHIAGGTKKIRVGSGGIMLPNHSPLIVAEQFGTLGSLFANRIDLGLGRAPGTDQITAQAIRSDRMQAVYKFPEEVSQIQQYFSAENHSSKVRATVAEGVEVPIYILGSSTDSAHLAAEKGLPYAFASHFAPAQLFDALNIYYNNFRPSAQLKEPYTIACINIIAADTDAAAERISTSLIRMMYGVLTGNIDYMQPPSEMTAELKELSENPAFQRMLKYAFIGSKETVKTKTEEFLQATGVNEIMAVSHIYDHNDRLRSYKLFSEIMNGN
- a CDS encoding 2'-5' RNA ligase family protein, which encodes MKQFFIALVPENDLKLKLEEIKNSFAKTYNSHHALKLPPHITLIPPFKMQQEAEVTLIQVLRQTAENTNNFELQLNGFGAFPPRVIFIDVINSFALTNLFNRLYVNAQPLFPAKPQREYHPHITIATRDLKKQKFEEAWSVFRERDFIDIFPVHSLFLLGHNGRTWEILNEFPFAPEA
- a CDS encoding DUF4168 domain-containing protein, producing MFKSKKIAGLMLTVSMFASAAVFAQTPQLPQQQQQQVEVSDAELEKFATAFQHVRVISMEAQQEMAGVVTDEGMEIQRFNEIHQATMDPDVKVTATEAEKKQHQKIITNLETIQAGVQEKLEKVIGEQGITPARYEQIAMGLQNDPALQERLKKTFDK
- a CDS encoding SLC13 family permease, whose product is MNRPFKTVVLFLGPLLFIILQFLGHPETMPAPAWDVLCVTIWMALWWVTEVVPISVTALLPIILFPLTGALDIETTTAAFGHKYVFLYLGGFMLAIGIEKWNLHKRIALSIIQLIGTNISSIILGFMVATAFLSMWISNTATSVMMLPIGIAIVQQLQDNPNTREDENLVFGKALMLAIAYSASIGGIATLIGTPPNLVFAGIVQELYGIEISFLQWAMLGVPVSVVMLIICWKYLTSFAFSFKQKEFPGGTAEVERLLAQLGKLGLQEKKVLIIFGFTAFAWITRSFLLTPYLPFLDDTIIAMTAGVLLFVIPADEPGRRLLHWEDAVRIPWGIILLFGGGMALAKAFGDSGLAIWIGEQLVGLKNLPLFLLVLILIAAVNFLTEVTSNLATTAMLLPILAPMALALNVHPYLLMVAATLAASCAFMLPVATPPNAVVFGSGYLRIPDMIRTGIWMNFFSILLISLIIYYVLPVLWNFKLEEIPEIFLGV